A genomic window from Flavobacterium azooxidireducens includes:
- a CDS encoding SusC/RagA family TonB-linked outer membrane protein — MRSKFKWIFTLFVALTMQFSFAQEKTITGTVTESGLPLPGATVLVKGTAKGTSTDFDGKYSIQAKAGEVLEFSYVGMKTQNVTVGASNTVSVALENDNALDEVVVIGYGTTTKEAYTGSATKVKAENIAAKTVSNVSQALRGEVAGVTVIQGSGQPGSDATVRIRGFGSINGNRNPLYVVDGVPYSSDISAINPADIANMTVLKDAAATSVYGSRGANGVILITTKTGKSGKSVISAEFRSSINTFFLPQYDVVKSPEEYTELSWESVYNAGVINNNVDPVAYANNNLFGGGGINPIFNIWNAPGSQLINPETGKFNSGISRRYTPEDWADYAFRTGFRQEANVQFSGGTEKTKYATSFGYVKDEGAAINSDYTRYSTRINLEHKPTDWLKIGANMAYSGSRYTQNGQTADTGSVFLMATAPPIYSIFLRDEDGNTVINPNTGAPFYDYGNTTQRRFSSLTNGISDATYDLNRDYAHTLTGNFSFDVNITKNLVFETRYGGQLENWDYIRMDNVTAISGNPGRQLGYLFRGDREETNQNFLKLLRYTKTFGNHGFEVFAAHESTEWKRTQISAAKQNAIIFGSTDLDQYTQAVGKASSYTQGYTLESYFGQLSYNYAQKYFLSASVRRDGSSRFKDDKWGTFGSVGLGWIASKESFLENVKFNDFLKLKASYGVIGDTGNRLRYGWIVSFIDQTDDYAFATNSELATPGLTWETSRIAQLGLESTWFNNSLDVNVDYYVKKTDNLFTNQFLAPSYGFQTVFYNSGELTNSGLEFDVALHLFKPKNEGDFMLSLGVNGEMLKNEITKMPNDWITDLPKNAEYPNNTFAYTQGASIFDFYMREWAGVDPATGAPLWNMYYDDVNGNGVFDAGDRNITQMATELINFPNSNIQQTVTSTYANATQTYIGKSAIPKVRGAFRLNAAYKNFDLTAQFSYSYGGYAYDGFYALLMNSEQIGKDGFHTDIRDRWQQPGDVTNVPRLTDNIGGDQLGNSISSRFITKSDFLSLNNVKLGYTFPKRFIENSGINFLNIYLASDNLMMLSARKGFNPSTAETGTSNIYRYNPLTSFSFGVKIEL, encoded by the coding sequence ATGAGATCGAAATTTAAATGGATTTTTACGCTTTTTGTAGCGTTAACAATGCAGTTTTCTTTTGCTCAGGAGAAAACTATCACAGGTACAGTGACTGAAAGTGGCTTACCTCTTCCTGGTGCAACAGTTCTTGTGAAAGGAACTGCAAAGGGTACTTCAACTGATTTTGATGGGAAGTATTCTATTCAAGCTAAAGCAGGTGAGGTTTTGGAATTTTCGTATGTAGGTATGAAAACCCAGAATGTAACTGTTGGGGCTTCTAACACTGTTAGTGTTGCTTTAGAGAATGACAATGCTTTAGATGAGGTCGTTGTTATTGGATATGGTACTACTACCAAAGAAGCTTATACAGGTTCTGCAACAAAAGTTAAGGCAGAAAATATCGCTGCAAAAACAGTTTCTAACGTTTCTCAGGCTCTAAGAGGTGAGGTTGCAGGGGTAACTGTAATTCAAGGATCTGGTCAACCTGGGTCTGATGCAACGGTACGTATTCGTGGTTTTGGTTCTATCAACGGAAATAGAAATCCGCTTTATGTAGTTGATGGTGTTCCTTATTCAAGTGATATTAGTGCTATTAATCCAGCAGATATTGCTAACATGACAGTTTTAAAAGATGCTGCTGCAACTTCTGTTTATGGATCTAGAGGAGCGAATGGTGTTATTTTGATTACAACTAAAACTGGTAAATCAGGAAAATCTGTTATTTCTGCTGAATTTAGAAGTAGTATTAATACTTTTTTCTTGCCACAATATGATGTAGTAAAATCACCGGAAGAATACACCGAGTTGTCTTGGGAATCTGTTTATAATGCGGGAGTGATCAATAATAATGTTGATCCTGTTGCTTATGCAAACAATAATTTATTTGGCGGTGGCGGTATTAATCCAATATTTAATATTTGGAATGCTCCAGGATCACAATTGATTAATCCTGAAACCGGTAAATTTAATTCAGGTATTTCAAGAAGATATACGCCTGAAGATTGGGCAGATTACGCTTTTAGAACTGGTTTTAGACAAGAAGCGAATGTTCAATTTAGTGGAGGAACAGAAAAAACTAAATATGCTACCTCTTTTGGTTATGTAAAGGATGAAGGAGCTGCTATCAATTCTGATTATACTCGTTATTCAACAAGGATTAATTTAGAGCATAAGCCTACTGATTGGTTAAAAATAGGGGCAAATATGGCTTATTCTGGTTCTAGATACACGCAAAATGGGCAGACTGCAGATACAGGAAGTGTTTTTCTTATGGCAACGGCACCTCCAATTTATTCCATTTTCTTGAGAGATGAAGATGGAAATACAGTTATCAATCCTAATACAGGGGCTCCTTTCTATGATTATGGAAATACTACGCAACGAAGATTTTCTAGTTTAACAAATGGTATTTCTGATGCTACTTATGACTTGAATAGAGATTATGCTCACACCTTAACTGGTAATTTTTCTTTCGATGTTAATATAACAAAGAATTTAGTATTTGAAACCCGTTATGGAGGTCAACTTGAAAATTGGGATTACATCAGAATGGATAATGTAACCGCAATTTCTGGAAATCCTGGACGTCAGTTAGGTTATTTATTTAGAGGAGATCGCGAAGAGACTAATCAGAACTTTTTGAAACTTTTACGTTATACTAAAACTTTTGGAAATCACGGTTTTGAAGTATTTGCTGCACATGAGTCCACAGAGTGGAAAAGAACTCAAATTTCCGCAGCTAAACAAAATGCTATTATTTTTGGTTCAACTGATTTGGATCAATATACTCAAGCTGTTGGTAAAGCATCTTCTTACACGCAAGGTTATACTTTAGAAAGTTATTTTGGTCAATTGAGCTATAACTATGCTCAAAAGTATTTTCTATCTGCCTCTGTTAGACGTGATGGTTCTTCTCGTTTTAAAGATGATAAATGGGGAACGTTTGGTTCAGTAGGTTTGGGTTGGATTGCTTCTAAAGAAAGTTTTTTAGAAAATGTTAAATTTAATGATTTCTTGAAACTTAAGGCTAGTTATGGGGTAATTGGTGATACAGGTAATCGTTTACGTTATGGATGGATTGTTTCTTTTATTGACCAAACTGATGATTATGCTTTTGCAACGAATTCAGAGCTTGCAACTCCAGGTTTAACTTGGGAAACTTCAAGAATTGCTCAGTTGGGATTAGAGAGTACTTGGTTTAACAACAGTTTAGATGTTAACGTAGATTATTATGTTAAAAAGACTGATAATCTTTTCACTAATCAATTTCTTGCTCCATCATATGGTTTTCAAACAGTTTTCTATAACAGTGGAGAGTTAACAAATAGTGGTTTAGAGTTTGACGTAGCTTTGCATTTATTTAAGCCTAAAAATGAAGGAGATTTCATGTTGTCTCTTGGAGTAAATGGAGAAATGTTAAAGAACGAAATTACTAAAATGCCTAATGATTGGATTACTGATTTACCCAAAAATGCTGAGTATCCAAATAATACATTTGCATATACTCAAGGAGCTTCGATATTTGACTTTTACATGCGTGAATGGGCCGGTGTAGATCCTGCAACAGGAGCTCCTTTATGGAATATGTATTATGATGACGTAAATGGAAATGGTGTTTTTGATGCGGGTGATAGAAATATTACGCAGATGGCTACAGAGTTGATTAATTTTCCAAATTCAAACATTCAACAAACAGTTACTAGTACTTATGCAAATGCTACTCAGACATATATTGGAAAATCTGCAATACCTAAAGTTAGAGGTGCTTTCCGTTTAAATGCTGCGTACAAAAACTTTGATTTAACTGCTCAGTTCAGTTATAGTTATGGTGGTTATGCTTACGATGGTTTTTATGCTTTATTAATGAATTCTGAACAAATTGGTAAAGATGGATTTCATACAGATATTAGAGACAGATGGCAACAGCCTGGTGATGTAACAAATGTGCCAAGATTAACGGATAACATTGGTGGAGATCAATTAGGTAATTCTATTTCATCTCGTTTTATTACAAAATCAGACTTTTTGTCTTTAAACAATGTTAAGTTGGGCTATACTTTCCCAAAACGTTTTATTGAGAACTCAGGTATTAATTTCTTAAACATATATTTAGCTTCAGACAATTTAATGATGCTAAGTGCAAGAAAAGGATTTAATCCTTCTACTGCAGAAACAGGTACATCTAATATTTATAGATATAATCCGCTAACAAGTTTTAGCTTTGGTGTAAAAATTGAATTATAA
- a CDS encoding glucosaminidase domain-containing protein — protein sequence MLFIFGLLLLVSCSSSKPVVRTTKKSTPVTRTTKKPVAKTTTINKSNQKTSHDSAKPATEVLEATSNVKVTTELVLKYIDDFKDIAKDNMHQHGIPASITLAQGILESGVGQGSLSKRANNHFGIKCHKEWTGPSVRHDDDSAQECFRKYDDPADSYRDHSLFLTTRSRYASLFDLPKDDYKAWAKGLRAAGYATDTKYPDKLISLIERYQLHQYDTEVLGRFPKSSKQVVSSGKQSEREYVVTKGDTLYSLSKKFNVTIDEIKRKNNMKSDSLSVGQVIYLK from the coding sequence ATGCTGTTCATTTTCGGTTTGTTGTTATTGGTATCTTGTTCAAGTTCTAAGCCGGTTGTGCGAACTACAAAAAAAAGTACTCCTGTTACCCGAACCACAAAGAAACCGGTTGCAAAGACAACTACAATAAATAAGTCAAATCAAAAAACATCACACGATTCAGCCAAGCCTGCTACAGAGGTTTTAGAAGCTACGTCCAATGTAAAAGTCACAACAGAACTGGTGCTAAAATATATTGATGATTTTAAAGATATTGCCAAGGACAACATGCATCAACACGGAATTCCCGCCAGTATAACCTTAGCTCAAGGGATATTGGAGTCAGGAGTTGGTCAAGGTTCTTTAAGTAAACGAGCAAATAATCATTTCGGTATAAAATGTCATAAAGAATGGACAGGGCCAAGCGTTCGCCATGACGATGATTCAGCACAAGAATGCTTTAGAAAATATGACGATCCCGCAGATTCATATCGCGACCACTCTTTATTTCTAACTACCAGAAGTCGTTATGCATCGCTTTTTGATTTACCAAAAGATGATTACAAAGCTTGGGCAAAGGGACTTCGAGCAGCGGGTTATGCAACCGATACAAAATATCCGGATAAACTAATCAGTTTGATTGAACGTTATCAGTTACATCAATATGATACGGAAGTGTTAGGAAGATTCCCAAAATCTTCAAAACAAGTGGTTTCATCAGGTAAACAATCGGAAAGAGAATATGTTGTTACCAAAGGAGATACGTTGTATTCACTTTCAAAAAAATTCAATGTAACCATAGACGAAATTAAACGCAAGAATAACATGAAATCAGATTCACTTTCTGTAGGTCAAGTTATTTATCTAAAATAA
- a CDS encoding DUF4890 domain-containing protein, which produces MEKRESLSPEQQAELRVKKMSLELDLNANQQAEIKKMVLENAKKREAKKAEWKKNKEAGKTLTKDEKFAMKNQMLDQQIAHKAEMKKILTPEQFAKWEAKKSERKGKMHDRKGSKGKNQKERK; this is translated from the coding sequence ATGGAAAAAAGAGAAAGCCTTTCACCGGAACAACAAGCTGAACTCCGTGTAAAAAAAATGTCACTTGAATTAGATTTAAATGCAAATCAACAAGCAGAAATCAAAAAAATGGTGTTAGAAAATGCAAAGAAAAGAGAAGCTAAAAAAGCGGAATGGAAGAAGAACAAAGAAGCTGGAAAAACATTGACAAAGGACGAAAAGTTTGCAATGAAAAACCAAATGCTAGATCAACAAATCGCTCATAAAGCTGAAATGAAAAAAATTCTTACTCCAGAACAGTTTGCAAAATGGGAAGCAAAAAAATCGGAAAGAAAAGGAAAAATGCATGATAGAAAAGGTTCAAAGGGCAAAAATCAGAAAGAACGCAAATAA
- the hemL gene encoding glutamate-1-semialdehyde 2,1-aminomutase produces MQYQRSSKLFAEAEKVIPGGVNSPVRAFKGVGGTPIFVKSAKGAYLFDEDGNKLIDYINSWGPMILGHAHEPVINAITERAKLGTSFGMPTELETKIAELAVSMVPDIDKIRFVNSGTEACMSAIRLARGYTKRDKIIKFAGCYHGHSDSFLIQAGSGASTFGIPNSPGVTQGTAKDTLLAQYNNLDNVRELFENNKNEIAAIIIEPVAGNMGCIPPQNGFLEGLRSLCNENGTLFIFDEVMTGFRLAKGGAQELYGIRADIVCFGKVIGGGLPVGAFAARNEIMNFLAPLGPVYQAGTLSGNPLAMAAGLAMLTELNADSGIFKRLDKKTAYLEDGIRKVLSQNNIVFTINRVGSMISVHFNEIGVIDFETAKGGDNEMFKKFFHGLLNEGIYIAPSAYETWFITDALTYQDLDFTIEAINKVCKNSL; encoded by the coding sequence ATGCAATACCAAAGAAGCAGCAAGTTATTTGCTGAAGCTGAAAAAGTAATTCCGGGTGGAGTGAATTCTCCCGTCAGAGCTTTCAAAGGAGTGGGAGGAACACCTATTTTTGTAAAAAGTGCCAAAGGAGCTTATTTATTTGATGAAGACGGTAATAAACTCATCGATTACATTAATTCGTGGGGACCAATGATTCTTGGTCACGCTCATGAACCTGTAATCAATGCAATAACCGAAAGGGCAAAACTAGGAACATCCTTTGGAATGCCAACCGAGTTGGAAACAAAAATTGCTGAATTAGCTGTTTCTATGGTGCCAGATATCGATAAAATTCGTTTTGTAAATTCGGGTACAGAAGCGTGTATGAGTGCTATTCGTCTCGCTCGCGGATATACTAAAAGAGACAAAATCATCAAATTTGCCGGTTGCTATCATGGTCATTCCGATTCTTTTTTAATTCAGGCCGGAAGTGGTGCAAGTACATTTGGTATTCCAAATAGTCCTGGTGTAACACAAGGAACTGCAAAAGATACCTTGTTAGCTCAATACAATAATTTGGATAACGTTAGGGAATTATTTGAAAACAACAAAAATGAGATAGCGGCTATAATTATTGAACCGGTTGCCGGTAACATGGGATGTATTCCTCCTCAAAACGGCTTTTTAGAAGGTTTAAGAAGCTTGTGTAATGAAAATGGCACATTATTCATATTTGATGAAGTAATGACCGGATTCAGACTCGCTAAAGGCGGAGCTCAAGAATTATATGGAATTAGAGCAGATATTGTTTGTTTTGGAAAAGTAATTGGTGGTGGATTACCAGTTGGTGCATTTGCAGCAAGAAATGAAATCATGAACTTTTTGGCTCCTTTAGGGCCGGTTTATCAAGCCGGAACTTTATCTGGAAATCCGCTAGCTATGGCTGCTGGTTTAGCTATGCTTACTGAGCTTAATGCCGATTCCGGTATTTTCAAGAGATTAGATAAAAAGACTGCTTATTTAGAAGATGGAATTCGCAAAGTTTTATCTCAAAACAATATTGTTTTTACTATAAACAGAGTTGGTTCTATGATTTCTGTTCATTTTAATGAAATAGGAGTAATTGATTTTGAAACTGCTAAAGGTGGTGATAATGAAATGTTTAAAAAATTCTTTCATGGATTGTTAAACGAAGGAATTTATATCGCTCCATCCGCTTATGAAACATGGTTTATTACCGATGCTTTAACTTATCAAGATTTAGATTTCACCATTGAGGCAATTAATAAAGTTTGTAAAAATTCATTATAA
- the lysS gene encoding lysine--tRNA ligase gives MQLSEQEIIRREKLDTLRQMGINPYPADLYPVNHTSKQIKEKYEEGKKVTIAGRIMSVRDQGKACFAELQDSDGRIQLYLNRDVLCPDEDKTLYNQVFKKLTDLGDFVGIEGELFTTKVGAQCVRVDKFTFLSKTLRPLPLPKTDEDGIVHDAFNDAELRYRMRYVDLVVNPHVKEVFVKRTKLFNAMRTFFNDKGYFEVETPILQSIPGGAAARPFMTHHNSLDIPLYMRIANELYLKRLIVGGFDGVYEFSKNFRNEGMDRTHNPEFTAMEIYVAYKDYNWMMEFTENLLEYCATHVNGTTNATFGEHTINFKAPYARVTMTDAIIQFTGFDISGKSEEEIRTAALKMGIPVDETMGKGKLIDEIFGAKCEGNFIQPTFITDYPKEMSPLCKEHRTNPELTERFELMVCGKEVANAYSELNDPIDQRERFEAQLKLADRGDDEAMFIDNDFLRALEYGMPPTSGLGIGMDRLIMFLTNNQSIQEVLFFPQMRPEKKQVELTDDEKVIIEILKLSNNIALSELKEKTALSGKKWDAAMKGLAKHNLVKVNVDGDAKTVELKG, from the coding sequence ATGCAACTTTCGGAACAAGAAATAATTCGTCGCGAAAAACTGGACACTTTACGCCAAATGGGGATAAATCCTTATCCGGCAGACCTTTACCCTGTAAATCATACTTCCAAACAAATAAAGGAAAAGTATGAAGAAGGTAAAAAAGTAACCATTGCAGGGAGAATTATGAGCGTTCGTGACCAAGGAAAAGCGTGTTTCGCCGAATTGCAAGACAGCGACGGACGAATTCAACTTTATTTGAATCGTGACGTACTTTGTCCTGACGAAGACAAAACCTTATACAATCAAGTTTTCAAAAAACTGACCGATTTAGGCGATTTTGTTGGCATCGAAGGCGAATTATTCACCACAAAAGTAGGAGCACAATGTGTTCGTGTAGATAAATTCACTTTTTTAAGCAAAACATTACGACCATTACCATTACCAAAAACAGACGAAGACGGAATCGTTCACGACGCATTTAACGATGCTGAGTTGCGTTACCGTATGCGATACGTCGATTTAGTGGTAAATCCGCACGTAAAAGAGGTTTTCGTAAAACGAACAAAACTTTTCAACGCGATGCGAACTTTTTTTAACGACAAAGGTTACTTTGAAGTTGAAACACCCATTTTACAATCCATTCCCGGCGGAGCAGCTGCTCGTCCGTTTATGACGCACCACAACAGTTTAGACATTCCATTATATATGCGAATTGCCAACGAATTATACCTCAAAAGGCTTATTGTTGGTGGATTTGACGGTGTTTATGAATTCTCCAAAAACTTCCGAAACGAAGGAATGGACAGAACTCACAATCCTGAATTTACCGCAATGGAAATTTACGTAGCCTACAAAGACTACAACTGGATGATGGAATTCACCGAAAATCTATTAGAATATTGTGCCACACACGTCAACGGAACAACCAATGCAACGTTTGGCGAACATACAATCAATTTCAAAGCTCCTTACGCACGCGTTACGATGACCGATGCCATCATTCAATTTACCGGATTCGATATTTCAGGAAAATCAGAAGAAGAAATCAGAACCGCCGCTTTAAAAATGGGAATTCCTGTTGATGAAACGATGGGCAAAGGAAAACTAATTGATGAAATTTTCGGAGCTAAATGCGAAGGGAATTTTATTCAACCCACTTTCATCACCGATTATCCAAAAGAAATGAGTCCGCTTTGCAAAGAACACCGAACAAATCCAGAACTTACAGAGCGTTTTGAATTAATGGTTTGTGGTAAAGAAGTTGCGAATGCTTATTCCGAATTAAATGACCCAATTGACCAACGCGAACGTTTTGAAGCTCAATTAAAATTAGCCGATCGTGGTGATGATGAAGCAATGTTTATTGATAATGACTTCTTGAGAGCCTTAGAGTACGGAATGCCACCCACATCCGGTTTAGGAATCGGAATGGATCGATTAATTATGTTTTTGACCAATAATCAATCTATTCAAGAAGTACTTTTCTTCCCACAAATGCGACCGGAGAAAAAGCAGGTTGAATTGACCGACGATGAAAAAGTAATTATCGAAATTTTAAAATTATCGAACAACATTGCTTTGTCCGAATTAAAAGAAAAAACTGCTTTAAGCGGAAAAAAATGGGATGCTGCTATGAAAGGTTTAGCGAAACACAATTTAGTAAAAGTAAATGTCGACGGAGATGCTAAAACCGTTGAATTGAAAGGATAA
- the lipB gene encoding lipoyl(octanoyl) transferase LipB: MNKVVLVEDLGSKDYKETWDFQEELFKDVVDLKIRNRREEANLETPNYFLFVEHPHVYTLGKSGDLSNLLLSEKQLADKGATFYKINRGGDITYHGPGQIVGYPILDLENFFTDIHKYLRLLEETIILTLAEYGLKTERSPGETGVWLDVGTPFARKICAMGVRASRWVTMHGFALNVNADLGYFDNIIPCGIRGKAVTSLQVELGVEKVDEEEVKSKILKHFEELFECELKSAVLQGFSNGTRIEQI; this comes from the coding sequence ATGAATAAAGTTGTTTTGGTTGAGGATTTGGGATCGAAAGATTATAAGGAAACGTGGGATTTTCAGGAGGAATTATTTAAGGATGTGGTGGATTTGAAAATTCGGAATAGGCGAGAGGAGGCAAATTTGGAAACGCCGAATTATTTTTTGTTTGTGGAGCATCCGCATGTGTATACGTTGGGGAAGAGTGGCGATTTGAGTAATTTGCTTTTGAGTGAAAAACAGTTGGCGGATAAAGGTGCGACTTTTTATAAAATAAATCGCGGGGGAGATATCACGTATCATGGACCGGGACAGATTGTGGGTTATCCGATTTTGGATTTGGAAAATTTTTTTACTGATATTCATAAGTATTTGCGTTTGCTGGAAGAAACGATTATTTTGACTTTGGCAGAATATGGTTTGAAGACGGAACGCAGTCCGGGAGAAACCGGAGTTTGGTTGGATGTAGGAACGCCATTTGCGAGAAAAATTTGTGCGATGGGAGTTCGTGCTTCGCGTTGGGTGACGATGCATGGTTTTGCGTTGAATGTGAATGCGGATTTGGGTTATTTTGATAATATTATTCCGTGTGGTATTCGTGGTAAGGCTGTAACTTCTTTACAAGTGGAGTTAGGTGTGGAAAAAGTGGATGAGGAAGAGGTAAAATCAAAAATTTTAAAACATTTTGAGGAACTTTTTGAATGTGAACTTAAATCTGCTGTTTTGCAAGGTTTTTCTAATGGAACACGGATTGAACAGATATAA
- a CDS encoding ribonuclease HII, translated as MLNFRFSNFLSESGTDEAGRGCLAGPVTAAAVILPENFSLPLLNDSKQLSEKTREILRPIIEEQAISFSYTHLEPIIIDKINILNASIQAMQQSIMKLNPTPEYIIVDGNRFKPLNDIPYTCIIKGDSKFMSIAAASVLAKTYRDDYMNKIHEEFPMYNWKKNKGYPTKEHREAIAKYGTTKYHRMSFRLLPEQLKLDF; from the coding sequence ATGTTAAATTTTAGATTCTCTAATTTTCTCTCGGAATCCGGCACCGACGAAGCCGGACGTGGTTGCCTAGCAGGCCCCGTAACCGCAGCAGCAGTTATTCTTCCCGAAAACTTTTCGCTTCCATTACTTAACGACTCTAAACAACTTTCTGAAAAAACGCGAGAAATACTCAGACCTATCATTGAAGAACAAGCAATTTCTTTTAGCTATACTCACTTGGAACCAATTATTATTGACAAAATAAATATTCTCAACGCATCCATCCAAGCCATGCAACAAAGCATTATGAAGTTAAATCCTACACCCGAATATATTATTGTAGATGGAAACCGTTTCAAACCGCTAAATGACATTCCGTATACTTGCATTATCAAAGGAGACAGCAAATTCATGAGCATTGCTGCTGCATCTGTTTTAGCAAAAACCTACCGAGATGATTATATGAATAAAATTCATGAAGAATTCCCAATGTATAACTGGAAAAAAAACAAAGGCTACCCAACCAAAGAACATCGGGAAGCTATTGCAAAATACGGCACAACTAAATACCACCGAATGAGTTTTCGGTTGTTGCCGGAACAATTGAAATTAGATTTTTAG
- a CDS encoding 1-aminocyclopropane-1-carboxylate deaminase/D-cysteine desulfhydrase has translation MIIDVFNQKITEFSNDVSLYIKREDLIHPFISGNKYRKLKYNLIKAKEEGQTTLLTFGGAFSNHIAAVAFAGKEYGFKTIGVIRGEELSSKINENPTLLFAQENGMQFYFETRENYRNKDSENYINNLKSLFGNFYLIPEGGTNKLAIQGCEEILTAEDSTFDYICCSVGTGGTISGLINASSAHQKVIGFPALNGGFLKDEISKFANNKNWELIEDYTFGGYAKTSNELIEFINSFHYRTKIPLDPVYTGKMMFGIDDLIKKNYFPRGSKILAIHTGGLQGISGMNMKLENKKLQKIKFDG, from the coding sequence ATGATAATTGATGTTTTTAATCAGAAAATAACCGAATTTAGCAATGATGTTTCACTTTATATCAAAAGAGAAGATTTGATTCATCCGTTTATTTCAGGAAATAAATATCGAAAACTAAAGTATAATTTGATTAAAGCAAAAGAAGAAGGTCAAACAACCTTGTTAACTTTTGGGGGAGCTTTTTCAAATCATATTGCAGCTGTTGCATTTGCCGGAAAAGAATATGGTTTTAAAACAATTGGCGTAATTCGAGGTGAGGAACTTTCTTCAAAAATAAATGAAAACCCTACGCTATTATTTGCACAAGAAAACGGGATGCAATTTTATTTTGAAACAAGAGAAAATTACAGAAATAAAGATTCAGAAAATTATATAAACAACCTAAAATCACTATTTGGAAACTTTTATCTTATTCCGGAAGGTGGCACAAATAAGTTAGCTATTCAAGGTTGTGAAGAGATTTTAACAGCAGAAGACAGTACGTTTGACTATATTTGTTGCTCAGTTGGAACCGGCGGAACAATTTCAGGCTTAATAAATGCTAGTTCAGCACATCAAAAAGTGATTGGTTTTCCAGCTTTAAATGGAGGTTTTTTAAAGGATGAAATTTCTAAATTCGCCAACAATAAAAATTGGGAATTGATAGAAGATTATACTTTTGGAGGTTATGCAAAAACATCAAATGAATTGATTGAATTTATAAATTCGTTTCATTACCGTACTAAAATACCGCTTGATCCCGTTTATACAGGAAAAATGATGTTTGGAATTGATGATTTGATTAAGAAAAATTATTTCCCGAGAGGCTCAAAAATCCTAGCTATTCACACTGGCGGATTGCAAGGAATTAGTGGAATGAATATGAAATTAGAAAATAAAAAATTACAAAAAATTAAGTTCGATGGTTAA